A genome region from Trichosurus vulpecula isolate mTriVul1 chromosome 5, mTriVul1.pri, whole genome shotgun sequence includes the following:
- the LOC118851313 gene encoding host cell factor C1 regulator 1-like yields MPGAVCPHPKEVQTCPLVAKPSEFGGSLCPGLRAAGSEPLLPAGPWNSLILQPPMELGHPAGAQKDPRESLGPERTLDACCLPQGIQPQSTSKLLEEDQDSLQKHFQSDKNMVSHFSHLSLENVHPYCDPSVAFSMDTPAPPVTRPLEDSLHSTEDLGVLCPSLLLALNPHSELLLWQYPGSQIPETLWLLRLGGSRVYQTSHSGEAMEL; encoded by the coding sequence ATGCCTGGTGCTGTGTGTCCCCACCCTAAAGAGGTGCAGACATGCCCACTGGTGGCCAAGCCAAGCGAATTTGGAGGCTCCCTATGCCCCGGTCTCAGGGCAGCGGGATCTGAGCCTCTCTTACCCGCAGGTCCCTGGAACTCCCTGATCCTTCAGCCACCCATGGAGCTGGGCCACCCAGCTGGGGCCCAGAAAGACCCTAGGGAATCACTGGGGCCAGAGAGGACCCTGGATGCCTGCTGCCTTCCCCAAGGAATTCAGCCCCAGAGCACCAGTAAATTGCTGGAGGAGGATCAGGACTCTCTTCAGAAGCATTTCCAGTCTGACAAGAACATGGTTTCCCATTTTTCTCACCTCAGCCTGGAAAATGTTCACCCCTACTGTGACCCATCAGTAGCTTTCTCCATGGACACTCCAGCCCCACCTGTGACCAGGCCTTTGGAAGACTCTCTTCACTCGACTGAGGATCTTGGGGTCCTCTGCCCCAGCCTCCTGCTGGCCCTGAATCCACACTCAGAGCTACTCCTCTGGCAATATCCAGGAAGTCAAATCCCAGAAACCCTTTGGCTGCTGAGACTGGGGGGCTCCCGGGTATACCAAACCTCCCATAGTGGGGAGGCAATGGAGCTCTGA
- the LOC118851314 gene encoding olfactory receptor 6C70-like, giving the protein MSNYTTLTEFILLGLTDDPLLLVVIFIFLFLAYMLSMSGNITIITLTLLDSRLKTPMYFFLRNFSFLEILFTTACIPRFLVSIINKDKTISYMGCLTQIFFFFFLGVTQFYLLAAMSYDRYVAICKPLHYTTIMNNRICYQLVLSCWITSFLMIFPPVIMALKLEFCASNVLDHFICDSSTFLQISCSDTHFLELMSFTLAVVTLMVTLVSVIVSYTYIIRTVLKFPSAQQRTKAFSTCSSHMIVVSISYGSCIFMYVKPSANERVALSKGIAVLHTSVAPLLNPFIYTLRNQQVKQAFKDMIQKTMAAAKRNEKLCWHK; this is encoded by the coding sequence ATGAGTAACTACACAACACTCACCGAGTTCATCCTCTTAGGGCTGACAGATGACCCACTGCTCCtggttgtcattttcatttttctgtttctcgCCTACATGTTGAGCATGAGTGGTAACATAACTATCATAACCCTCACCTTGCTGGATTCCCGCCTTAAGACTCCAATGTATTTCTTCTTGCGTAATTTCTCATTCTTAGAAATCTTATTCACAACTGCATGTATTCCAAGATTCCTGGTCAGCATCATAAACAAGGATAAAACCATTTCTTATATGGGCTGCTTGAcccagatattttttttctttttcttgggagTGACTCAATTCTATCTTCTAGCTGCCATGTCCTATGATCGCTATGTTGCCATCTGTAAGCCCCTGCATTACACAACCATCATGAATAACCGCATTTGTTATCAGCTTGTACTCAGTTGTTGGATAACAAGCTTCCTAATGATCTTTCCACCAGTGATCATGGCACTTAAACTGGAATTCTGTGCTTCCAATGTCCTCGATCATTTCATCTGTGACTCCTCTACCTTCCTGCAGATCTCTTGTTCAGACACACATTTTCTAGAGCTGATGTCTTTTACCTTAGCTGTGGTGACACTAATGGTCACATTGGTGTCAGTGATTGTCTCTTACACATACATCATTAGGACAGTTCTAAAATTCCCCTCTGCTCAACAGAGGACAAAGGCCTTTTCCACCTGTTCTTCCCACATGATTGTTgtctccatttcttatggcagCTGCATCTTCATGTACGTCAAACCCTCAGCAAATGAAAGGGTGGCTTTAAGCAAAGGAATAGCTGTTCTTCATACTTCAGTTGCCCCTTTGTTAAACCCCTTCATTTATACCCTAAGGAACCAGCAAGTGAAACAAGCCTTCAAAGATATGATCCAAAAGACTATGGCTGctgcaaaaagaaatgagaagctcTGTTGGCATAAGTAA